The Elusimicrobiota bacterium genome includes a region encoding these proteins:
- a CDS encoding tetratricopeptide repeat protein yields MRSTLALLALLFTLPCRASDQAGARRSYDEALAAFLNGNFHAALSSANEALRRDSGSGVAFSLRARIWYVLGDRRRMQEDCESALSRLRGSASDADSLTARGSALLLKGDVEQALTSFNTALQAKRPSAEAFAARARAWRAKGDFAAEANDLTAALKVARVSLYFHNRAHAYYDLGQYDKAIADLTAALKDNKSSHLSFGLLGTVIARSGDAARALKAYNKAITLDPQYVYAYLGRAALRLSRGEDAAAFQDFGEAIRITPREFSPWFNRAEAYWRRGDQDNALADYRKVLATDLPDARYALIVGDRFTQRQLWREAIEAYSRAAELSATAAPLVRRSAAWEGLKDSRKAMADLNAAVRVEPASASAWTARGLLGLQLGRWDQALEDLTRAVRLDPKAAKVRVARGSFYARTGKAQLALEDFNAAIAADPNQAEAYNNRGALYANAFNDTDKALNDIVSAVVLSPQNAGYQFNLGIMRQRARHYHKALEALEAALSLKGPVAPIMQARAEIRAQLGEHAAALRDIQISLEKDPRNPAIYDSLGLIRLAAHDYEAAIRDLNQALHISKKFVPALVHRGTAYGALGTLKDAYDDFDRAADLDAMSKEAWTGLCTVKRLRQDNAGAVRDCTRALGLEQSYGPAFLQRGLAYLHLKDANRAISDLNTAYQLGVRRAEGLLAQSYAHALARQYREAHRTYLAAMALDPNARTYQAGFGAPRGDSDDFFTAVSDIDALTSSDATDPYVFVVRGDALHNAGHYDKAIVEFTKAMELDANVPEAYIGRGNCLFAQESYDAAQQDFLRAIELDPKDASSRLRLATLLTVRRSYKPAMAAISAALKIDPKNSEAFLRAGNVYYFQGAYQKALENYEVAAKYDVNSAAACNGVGMGYFALHKYPEALENFSRAVSLGATCDRYYRNRASTYSNLKQFRNAAAEFRSASLVNTDPGLVEEYQRLIKDAEAQVSGSGA; encoded by the coding sequence TTGCGTTCGACGCTCGCCCTGCTCGCACTGCTCTTCACCCTGCCCTGCCGCGCCAGCGACCAGGCCGGGGCGCGGCGGTCTTATGACGAAGCGCTGGCGGCGTTCCTCAACGGGAACTTTCACGCGGCGTTGTCTTCCGCCAACGAGGCCCTCAGGCGAGACTCCGGCTCTGGTGTGGCTTTCAGCCTGCGGGCGCGGATCTGGTACGTGCTAGGCGACCGGAGGCGCATGCAGGAGGACTGCGAGTCCGCCCTCTCCAGGCTGCGCGGCTCGGCGTCGGACGCGGACAGCCTGACTGCGCGTGGCTCGGCGCTGCTGCTCAAGGGCGACGTGGAGCAGGCGTTGACCAGCTTCAACACCGCCTTGCAGGCCAAGAGACCGTCCGCGGAGGCTTTCGCAGCCCGAGCCCGGGCCTGGCGCGCCAAAGGCGACTTCGCGGCCGAGGCCAATGACCTCACCGCCGCCCTCAAGGTCGCGAGGGTGAGCCTCTACTTCCACAACCGGGCCCACGCCTATTACGACCTGGGCCAGTACGACAAGGCCATCGCGGACTTGACCGCGGCGCTTAAGGACAACAAGAGTTCCCACCTGTCCTTCGGCCTGCTGGGCACGGTCATCGCCCGCAGCGGCGACGCGGCGCGCGCGCTCAAGGCCTACAATAAGGCCATCACTTTGGACCCGCAGTACGTCTACGCCTACCTGGGGCGGGCGGCGCTGCGCCTCTCCCGCGGGGAGGACGCGGCCGCGTTCCAGGATTTCGGCGAGGCCATCCGGATCACCCCCCGTGAATTCTCTCCCTGGTTCAACCGGGCCGAAGCCTACTGGCGGCGGGGAGACCAAGACAACGCCCTGGCCGACTACCGCAAAGTCCTGGCCACGGATCTACCGGACGCCCGTTACGCCCTCATTGTGGGAGACCGCTTCACCCAGCGGCAACTCTGGCGGGAAGCCATCGAGGCCTATTCCCGCGCCGCAGAGCTGAGCGCGACCGCCGCGCCGCTGGTGCGTCGCTCCGCCGCCTGGGAGGGGCTCAAGGACTCTCGCAAGGCGATGGCCGACCTCAACGCGGCCGTTCGGGTCGAGCCGGCTTCGGCCTCGGCCTGGACCGCCCGCGGCCTGCTGGGCCTGCAACTCGGCCGCTGGGACCAGGCCTTGGAGGACCTCACCCGCGCGGTCAGGCTCGATCCCAAGGCCGCCAAGGTCCGGGTGGCGCGGGGGAGCTTCTACGCCCGCACGGGCAAAGCTCAACTGGCCCTGGAAGACTTCAACGCCGCCATCGCCGCCGATCCCAACCAGGCGGAGGCCTACAACAACCGCGGCGCACTCTACGCCAACGCCTTCAACGACACCGACAAGGCGCTCAACGACATCGTCTCCGCGGTGGTCCTGTCGCCGCAGAACGCCGGCTACCAGTTCAACCTGGGCATCATGCGCCAGCGGGCCCGGCACTACCACAAGGCCCTGGAAGCCCTAGAAGCCGCCCTCAGCTTGAAAGGGCCGGTGGCCCCCATCATGCAGGCCCGCGCCGAGATCCGCGCCCAGCTCGGAGAGCATGCCGCAGCGCTGCGCGACATCCAGATATCCCTGGAGAAGGACCCCCGCAATCCCGCCATCTACGACAGCCTGGGCCTCATCCGTCTGGCGGCGCACGACTACGAAGCCGCGATCCGCGACCTCAACCAGGCTCTGCATATCTCCAAGAAATTCGTCCCAGCGCTCGTGCACCGCGGCACGGCCTACGGGGCGCTGGGCACGCTCAAGGACGCCTACGACGATTTCGACCGCGCCGCAGACCTGGATGCGATGTCCAAAGAAGCCTGGACCGGCCTTTGCACGGTCAAGCGGCTGCGCCAGGATAACGCGGGCGCCGTGCGGGACTGCACCCGGGCTTTGGGATTGGAGCAGAGCTACGGACCCGCTTTTCTGCAAAGAGGGCTCGCATACCTCCATCTGAAGGACGCCAACCGCGCCATCTCCGACCTCAACACCGCCTACCAGCTCGGCGTGCGCCGCGCCGAGGGCCTGCTGGCCCAGTCCTACGCCCATGCGCTGGCCAGGCAATATCGGGAAGCTCACCGGACCTACCTCGCCGCCATGGCTCTCGATCCCAACGCCAGGACCTACCAGGCCGGGTTCGGGGCCCCCCGCGGGGACAGCGACGACTTCTTCACCGCCGTCTCGGATATCGATGCGCTCACTTCGTCGGACGCCACCGATCCCTACGTCTTCGTCGTGCGCGGCGACGCGCTGCACAACGCGGGCCATTACGACAAAGCCATCGTGGAATTCACCAAGGCCATGGAGCTCGACGCCAACGTCCCCGAGGCCTACATCGGCCGCGGCAACTGCCTCTTCGCCCAGGAATCCTACGACGCGGCGCAGCAGGACTTCCTGCGGGCCATCGAGCTCGACCCGAAGGACGCGAGCTCGCGCCTGCGCCTGGCCACGCTGTTGACGGTACGCCGCAGCTACAAACCGGCGATGGCGGCGATCTCGGCAGCGCTCAAGATCGACCCGAAGAACTCGGAAGCCTTCCTGCGCGCCGGCAACGTCTACTACTTCCAGGGCGCCTACCAGAAAGCCCTGGAAAACTACGAAGTCGCGGCGAAGTACGATGTGAACTCGGCCGCCGCCTGCAACGGCGTCGGGATGGGCTATTTCGCCCTGCACAAGTATCCCGAGGCCCTGGAGAACTTCAGCCGGGCCGTTTCCCTAGGCGCCACCTGCGACCGCTACTATCGCAACCGCGCCTCGACCTACTCCAACCTCAAACAGTTCCGGAACGCAGCCGCGGAGTTCCGAAGCGCGAGTCTCGTCAATACGGACCCCGGGCTGGTGGAAGAATACCAGAGACTCATCAAGGACGCCGAGGCCCAGGTCAGCGGCAGCGGAGCGTGA
- the metF gene encoding methylenetetrahydrofolate reductase [NAD(P)H], translating into MDIPALFARREPVFSFEFFLPKAPEDTDAFLAKVQALKALAPAFVTLTYGAGGSARERTIDVVGRMQREVGIETVCHLTGITHTRAEMFRNLERIEAAGIRHIMALRGDQPKDWAGALPGDFPHAVDLVRFIRQSGGFSMAVAGYPETHPEAGSRDEDLRNLASKVRAGADWVVTQLFFDNRHYFDFVAAARRSGITVPIVPGLMPVTGYSQLKRFTTLCGASIPPRMAADLELIQGDSEAVARYGIDWATRQCRELLDRGAPGIHFYTLNRSHSTTEILGALRKVA; encoded by the coding sequence GTGGATATCCCGGCCCTCTTCGCCCGGCGGGAGCCGGTCTTCTCCTTCGAATTCTTCCTGCCCAAGGCTCCGGAAGACACGGACGCATTCCTGGCCAAGGTCCAGGCCCTCAAGGCCCTCGCGCCCGCCTTCGTGACCTTGACCTACGGGGCGGGCGGCTCGGCCCGGGAGCGCACTATCGATGTGGTCGGCCGCATGCAGCGGGAGGTCGGCATCGAGACCGTCTGCCACCTGACCGGCATCACGCACACCCGAGCCGAGATGTTCCGGAACCTCGAGCGCATCGAGGCGGCGGGCATCCGGCACATCATGGCCCTGCGCGGCGACCAGCCCAAGGACTGGGCCGGCGCCTTGCCCGGAGACTTTCCGCACGCGGTGGACCTGGTGCGTTTCATCCGGCAGTCGGGAGGCTTCAGCATGGCCGTGGCCGGCTACCCCGAGACCCATCCTGAGGCGGGCAGCCGGGACGAGGACCTCCGGAACCTCGCGTCCAAGGTGCGCGCCGGCGCGGACTGGGTGGTCACGCAGCTGTTCTTCGACAACCGGCACTACTTCGACTTCGTGGCCGCGGCCCGCCGCTCCGGCATCACCGTTCCCATCGTCCCCGGTCTCATGCCCGTGACAGGATACTCCCAGCTCAAGCGCTTCACCACGCTCTGCGGAGCCTCCATCCCGCCCCGGATGGCCGCGGACCTCGAGCTCATCCAAGGCGACTCCGAGGCCGTGGCCCGCTACGGCATTGACTGGGCCACGCGGCAGTGCCGGGAACTGTTGGACCGCGGCGCGCCCGGCATCCATTTCTACACGCTCAACCGCTCCCACTCCACGACGGAAATCTTGGG